The Candidatus Nitrosymbiomonas proteolyticus genome has a segment encoding these proteins:
- a CDS encoding beta-barrel assembly machine subunit BamA: MIREGKIVRLGIALCLMLSFALAMGQGMVAEIEIRGLKNVNQEPIMASLRLKVGQPYTQVQLDQDRRSVEEIGFFQAVDARAEELPDKNWKIVIEVVEFPVIKELRIIGNSVVSTEEIERILREVPSLPIAPGYVYNLNGERACTDAISKLYSDRGYFAQFAEFGPMPGSPETITVSILELVVDSVAIQGATRTRPYVFQRLIRTKPGEAFNLQTWTDDLRRIYNTQWFETVEPLQRETDDIAKIALVVNVKEARTGMFNVGVQVDPRSSVAGLLSFSDSNFRGTGQSVRLNFLQGTSGGGTSVNLDYGNPIFDDRGTALNVSVFSQIVYRFMGTSFGGNQIPTEDSRYFERRTGAIVGMTRTVKRDTFLSTGVRFENIKTSELDTSSTTGFIQQDGDVASISGALTINRRDVDIEPSRGNWIRLSLEPGYTRITKVGGDAGGDDILGSHTFVRTGIEYRHYFTNQPPRGRELDAPRRVVAFRAKAGLVAGTVPFFEQFFVGGSDTLRGYPEDRFWGKNMAAVTLEYRHPVQKSFNAIAFVDYGGAWGGFGTVNEFTQSKSAQFKLGYGLGFSFRTPLGPIRLDFGWNQDGGSRTHFLIGTSF; this comes from the coding sequence ATGATACGTGAGGGAAAAATCGTTCGGCTTGGCATCGCGCTCTGTTTGATGCTGAGTTTCGCGCTGGCTATGGGCCAAGGGATGGTGGCCGAAATCGAGATTCGCGGCCTCAAGAACGTGAATCAAGAGCCGATCATGGCTTCTTTGCGGCTCAAGGTAGGGCAGCCCTACACTCAAGTTCAGCTTGACCAGGACCGGCGTTCGGTCGAAGAGATCGGGTTCTTCCAGGCCGTGGACGCGCGAGCTGAGGAGTTGCCGGACAAGAACTGGAAGATCGTCATCGAGGTCGTCGAGTTCCCCGTGATCAAGGAACTCAGGATCATCGGGAACTCGGTAGTATCCACCGAAGAGATCGAGCGCATTCTGCGAGAGGTTCCCAGTCTTCCGATCGCGCCGGGATATGTGTACAACTTAAACGGGGAGCGAGCCTGTACAGATGCGATCTCTAAGTTGTATTCCGACCGGGGTTACTTCGCCCAGTTCGCCGAGTTTGGGCCGATGCCAGGTTCGCCCGAGACCATCACGGTTTCCATTCTCGAGCTCGTCGTCGACAGTGTGGCGATCCAAGGCGCGACCCGAACCCGACCGTATGTGTTCCAGCGCCTGATCCGCACCAAACCGGGAGAGGCGTTCAATCTACAAACCTGGACCGATGATCTTAGACGGATCTACAACACGCAGTGGTTTGAGACCGTGGAACCGCTGCAGCGGGAAACCGACGACATCGCCAAGATCGCGCTCGTCGTCAACGTGAAAGAGGCTCGGACGGGGATGTTCAACGTCGGAGTGCAGGTCGACCCTCGAAGCAGCGTTGCGGGTCTGCTGAGTTTTTCGGACAGCAATTTCCGGGGAACTGGGCAGTCGGTTCGGCTCAACTTCCTTCAGGGCACGTCGGGAGGCGGAACAAGCGTCAATCTCGACTACGGAAACCCGATCTTCGACGACCGTGGGACCGCGCTCAACGTGTCTGTTTTCAGTCAAATCGTATATAGATTCATGGGGACCAGCTTCGGCGGCAATCAGATTCCCACCGAAGATTCCCGGTACTTCGAGCGTCGGACCGGCGCGATTGTGGGAATGACGCGAACCGTGAAGCGCGACACGTTCCTTTCGACTGGTGTTCGCTTTGAGAACATTAAGACGTCAGAGCTAGACACATCGTCAACAACTGGGTTCATTCAGCAGGACGGCGACGTTGCCTCGATCTCCGGTGCCCTCACGATCAACCGGCGCGACGTCGACATCGAGCCTTCTCGGGGCAACTGGATCCGGTTATCGCTGGAGCCCGGATACACCCGAATCACCAAAGTCGGCGGAGATGCGGGTGGAGACGACATTCTGGGTTCGCACACGTTTGTGAGAACCGGGATCGAGTACCGCCACTACTTCACGAATCAGCCTCCCCGCGGGCGGGAGTTGGACGCGCCACGAAGGGTCGTGGCGTTCCGCGCAAAGGCGGGATTAGTTGCAGGTACGGTCCCGTTCTTTGAACAGTTCTTTGTTGGCGGATCGGATACGCTGCGCGGTTATCCCGAAGACCGCTTTTGGGGTAAGAACATGGCGGCCGTCACTCTCGAGTACCGCCATCCCGTTCAGAAGTCGTTCAACGCGATTGCGTTCGTGGACTACGGCGGCGCTTGGGGCGGATTCGGTACCGTCAACGAGTTCACTCAATCGAAGAGCGCTCAGTTTAAGTTGGGGTACGGGCTAGGATTCAGCTTCCGCACTCCGCTGGGCCCCATTCGGCTCGATTTCGGCTGGAACCAGGACGGGGGAAGCCGGACGCACTTTCTCATCGGAACGTCTTTCTAA